A region of Sphingomonas sp. DNA encodes the following proteins:
- a CDS encoding winged helix-turn-helix domain-containing protein — protein sequence MGEETRSIKLAQVPPFRLGEVLVDPPRRRVSRDHRAVILEPRVMQVLVLLAKARGAVISRDELIERCWGGRIVGENAINRVISRIRQLAAELGVDSFLLETITKVGYRMVVMGEAEAVGVPDLSPPWPVGNREPPPMALADVEENDQPTPPRLTRRRFVAAGAALAGLGAAGTWLWRGRQGHVPHPRALEFHRRGQLAQRQGVPEQVRQAISFFRQATEIDPLYADAWGGLALSYRHVLEGYADGELDSLPGLIESAANRALALDSGNADAATALAMIDPYFRNWARIERDLLRIARDHPDHWFVQGQLGLIRYETGRWRDGLPHTERQLEIEPFIPIPHVSHARALWGVGRLHEAETALDAAVARWPGNFLPWNLKFSFLLFNRRPAAAAAFVMNPEMRPEQLREDGIQARLVLARAVERGDPADIAASLADQRAMLPSIGSMPMTAPVLVLLGQPDLAMAAMERYFLGGAASEIGPAIAPPTRYERRYTHFLFMPNMARLWPEPRFAALLESIGLEPYWRATGTVPDHRRTA from the coding sequence TTGGGCGAGGAAACGCGCTCGATCAAGCTGGCGCAGGTGCCGCCGTTCCGGCTTGGCGAAGTGCTGGTCGATCCGCCACGCCGGCGGGTGTCGCGCGATCACCGCGCCGTGATCCTCGAACCCCGGGTGATGCAGGTGCTGGTGCTACTCGCCAAGGCCCGGGGCGCCGTGATCTCCCGCGACGAGCTGATCGAACGCTGCTGGGGCGGCCGCATCGTCGGCGAGAACGCGATCAACCGCGTGATCTCCCGCATCCGCCAATTGGCGGCGGAGCTCGGGGTCGACTCCTTCCTGCTCGAGACCATCACCAAGGTCGGCTACCGCATGGTCGTGATGGGCGAGGCGGAAGCCGTGGGCGTGCCCGATTTGTCGCCGCCCTGGCCGGTGGGCAACCGCGAACCGCCCCCCATGGCCCTCGCCGATGTGGAAGAGAACGACCAACCCACGCCTCCCCGCCTGACACGACGGCGGTTCGTCGCCGCCGGCGCGGCGCTGGCCGGGCTCGGCGCGGCGGGAACCTGGCTGTGGCGCGGCAGACAGGGCCATGTGCCGCATCCCAGGGCGCTGGAATTCCACCGGCGCGGCCAGCTCGCGCAGCGCCAGGGCGTGCCCGAGCAGGTGCGCCAGGCCATCTCCTTCTTCCGCCAGGCGACCGAGATCGATCCGCTCTATGCCGATGCCTGGGGCGGACTGGCCTTGTCCTACCGCCATGTCCTGGAAGGCTATGCGGACGGCGAGCTGGACAGCCTGCCGGGCCTGATCGAATCCGCCGCCAACCGGGCGCTTGCGCTCGATTCCGGCAATGCCGACGCGGCGACCGCGCTGGCCATGATCGACCCCTATTTCCGCAACTGGGCGCGGATCGAGCGCGACCTGCTGCGCATCGCGCGCGATCATCCCGATCACTGGTTCGTGCAGGGCCAGCTCGGCCTCATCCGCTACGAGACCGGGCGGTGGCGCGACGGCCTGCCGCATACCGAACGGCAATTGGAGATCGAGCCGTTCATCCCGATCCCGCATGTCTCGCACGCCCGCGCCTTGTGGGGCGTGGGCCGGCTGCACGAGGCGGAAACTGCGCTCGATGCCGCCGTGGCGCGCTGGCCGGGCAATTTCCTTCCCTGGAACCTCAAGTTCAGCTTCCTGCTGTTCAACCGGCGGCCGGCCGCCGCCGCCGCCTTCGTGATGAATCCCGAGATGCGGCCCGAGCAGCTCCGGGAGGACGGCATCCAGGCCCGGCTGGTGCTGGCCCGCGCCGTCGAACGGGGCGATCCCGCCGACATCGCCGCGAGCCTGGCCGACCAGCGCGCGATGCTGCCGTCGATCGGATCAATGCCGATGACAGCGCCCGTGCTCGTCCTGTTGGGGCAGCCTGACCTGGCGATGGCGGCGATGGAGCGCTATTTTCTGGGTGGCGCGGCGAGCGAAATCGGCCCCGCGATCGCCCCGCCGACCCGCTACGAACGCCGCTACACGCATTTCCTGTTCATGCCCAACATGGCGCGGCTCTGGCCCGAGCCGCGCTTCGCGGCCCTGCTCGAAAGCATCGGGCTGGAGCCTTACTGGCGCGCCACCGGAACCGTGCCGGACCATCGCCGCACCGCCTGA
- the infB gene encoding translation initiation factor IF-2, translating into MSDSTDKPKLGTRAPLGLKRTVETGKVKQSFSHGRSNTVVVEVKKRRILGRPGEAEAAPAPEPVAPPPAPAARAPEPAPKPAPQPAPSTETRKELQERLLREAEEARLSSLEEARRREDKQAKAATADEKRRAEENKRAEEEARIKVEEDAKRAAEEAARAAEAPAPAPEAADEEGDRRPAHGRPPRQAFTPVKRPEPARPARGREDHRRERGKLTVTRALDDSGDARARSLAALKRAREKEKRAHMQAGPSAKQVRDVVVPENITVGELANRMAERGADLVKALFKMGVVVTVNQTIDQDTAELLVTEFGHNIKRVSESDIDIQTETDVDAEDTLKARPPVVTIMGHVDHGKTSLLDAIRGANVVSGEAGGITQHIGAYQVTLKDKAKLTFLDTPGHEAFTEMRARGANVTDIVILVVAADDGLKPQTIEAIAHTKAAGVPMIVAINKIDKSGANAQKVREELLQHEVVVEAMGGDVQDVEVSALKQTNLDKLLDAIALQAEILELKANPDRAAEGAVVEAKLDKGRGPLATVLVQRGTLRVGDIFVAGPVSGKVRAMIDDHGRQVKEAGPSVPVEVLGLGGVPSAGDTLTVVENEARAREVAAYRQSVIDKKRTTSAPASFDTMFSALKEKQAVEFPLVIKGDVQGSVEAIVAAVNKISNEDIRARVLHAGVGGITESDVTLAGASGAPIIGFNVRANAKAREIAERQGVAMQYYDVIYDLTDAVKAAMAGKIGPLIIENVVGRAEIREVFSAGKHGRAAGLLVVEGYIRKALKARIMRDDVIIYNGSIASLRRFKDDVPEVRAGLECGVTFESHTDIKPGDFLETFEIEERERTL; encoded by the coding sequence GTGAGCGATTCGACGGACAAGCCGAAACTGGGAACGCGGGCGCCGCTGGGCCTGAAGCGCACGGTCGAGACCGGCAAGGTGAAGCAGAGCTTCAGCCATGGCCGTTCGAACACCGTCGTCGTGGAGGTCAAGAAGCGCCGCATCCTGGGCCGCCCGGGCGAGGCCGAGGCGGCTCCCGCGCCGGAGCCCGTCGCGCCGCCGCCCGCGCCCGCCGCCCGCGCGCCCGAACCGGCGCCCAAGCCCGCGCCCCAACCCGCCCCTTCGACCGAGACCCGCAAGGAGCTGCAGGAGCGGCTGCTGCGCGAGGCCGAGGAGGCACGCCTCTCGTCGCTCGAGGAGGCCCGCCGGCGCGAGGACAAGCAGGCCAAGGCGGCGACCGCGGACGAGAAGCGCCGCGCGGAGGAGAACAAGCGCGCCGAGGAAGAGGCCCGGATCAAGGTCGAGGAAGACGCCAAGCGCGCCGCGGAGGAAGCGGCGCGCGCCGCCGAGGCCCCCGCTCCGGCGCCCGAAGCCGCGGACGAGGAGGGCGATCGCCGCCCCGCTCATGGCCGGCCGCCGCGCCAGGCCTTCACGCCGGTCAAGCGCCCCGAGCCGGCCCGTCCGGCGCGCGGTCGTGAGGATCATCGCCGCGAACGTGGCAAGCTCACCGTCACCCGCGCGCTCGACGACAGCGGCGACGCCCGCGCCCGGTCTCTCGCCGCGCTCAAGCGCGCCCGCGAGAAGGAAAAGCGCGCCCATATGCAGGCCGGTCCATCCGCCAAGCAGGTCCGCGACGTGGTGGTGCCGGAGAACATCACCGTCGGCGAGCTCGCCAACCGCATGGCCGAGCGCGGCGCCGATCTGGTGAAGGCTTTGTTCAAGATGGGCGTGGTCGTCACCGTCAACCAGACGATCGACCAGGACACGGCCGAGCTGCTCGTCACCGAGTTCGGCCACAACATCAAGCGCGTCAGCGAAAGCGACATCGACATCCAGACCGAAACCGACGTGGATGCCGAGGACACGCTGAAAGCCCGTCCGCCGGTCGTCACGATCATGGGCCATGTCGATCACGGCAAGACCAGCCTGCTCGACGCGATCCGCGGCGCCAATGTCGTTTCCGGCGAGGCCGGCGGCATCACCCAGCATATCGGCGCCTATCAGGTGACGCTGAAGGACAAAGCGAAGCTCACCTTCCTCGACACGCCGGGCCACGAGGCCTTCACCGAGATGCGCGCGCGCGGCGCCAACGTCACCGACATCGTCATCCTGGTGGTGGCGGCCGATGACGGGCTGAAGCCGCAGACGATCGAGGCGATCGCCCACACCAAGGCGGCCGGCGTGCCGATGATCGTGGCGATCAACAAGATCGACAAGTCCGGCGCCAATGCCCAGAAGGTCCGCGAGGAGCTGCTCCAGCACGAGGTCGTCGTCGAGGCCATGGGCGGCGACGTGCAGGACGTCGAGGTCTCGGCGCTCAAGCAGACCAATCTCGACAAGTTGCTCGACGCGATCGCGCTGCAGGCCGAGATTCTGGAATTGAAGGCCAATCCGGATCGCGCCGCCGAAGGCGCCGTGGTCGAGGCCAAGCTCGACAAGGGCCGCGGGCCCCTTGCCACCGTACTCGTCCAGCGCGGCACGCTTCGGGTGGGGGACATCTTCGTCGCCGGCCCGGTGTCGGGCAAGGTGCGCGCGATGATCGACGATCATGGGCGCCAGGTGAAGGAAGCGGGGCCGAGCGTCCCGGTCGAGGTGCTGGGTCTCGGCGGCGTGCCGTCGGCCGGCGACACGCTGACCGTGGTCGAGAACGAAGCGCGCGCGCGCGAAGTCGCCGCCTACCGCCAGAGCGTGATCGACAAGAAGCGCACCACGTCCGCGCCGGCGAGCTTCGACACGATGTTCTCCGCGCTGAAGGAGAAGCAGGCGGTCGAGTTCCCGCTGGTCATCAAGGGCGACGTGCAGGGCTCGGTCGAGGCGATCGTCGCGGCGGTCAACAAGATCTCCAACGAGGACATCAGGGCGCGCGTGCTCCATGCCGGCGTCGGCGGCATCACCGAGAGCGACGTGACGCTGGCGGGCGCGTCGGGCGCGCCGATCATCGGCTTCAACGTCCGCGCCAACGCCAAGGCGCGCGAGATCGCCGAGCGGCAGGGCGTCGCGATGCAATATTACGACGTCATCTACGATCTCACCGACGCGGTGAAGGCGGCGATGGCCGGCAAGATCGGCCCGCTCATCATCGAGAATGTCGTCGGCCGGGCGGAAATCCGCGAGGTCTTCTCCGCCGGCAAGCATGGCCGCGCGGCCGGCCTGCTGGTCGTCGAAGGCTATATCCGCAAGGCGCTGAAGGCGCGCATCATGCGCGATGACGTGATCATCTACAACGGATCGATCGCCTCGCTCCGCCGCTTCAAGGACGATGTGCCCGAAGTGCGCGCCGGTCTCGAATGCGGCGTGACCTTCGAAAGCCACACCGACATCAAGCCGGGCGACTTCCTCGAGACCTTCGAGATCGAGGAACGCGAACGGACGCTGTGA
- a CDS encoding DUF448 domain-containing protein, whose product MCVLTRETGARDALIRLALSADGEVAPDVRAKAPGRGAWIGVDRAALDTALAKGKLRAALARAFKTNDLAVPADLGERIEDALRQAVLDRLGLEARAGNVATGSEKIETAARRGQVRLLLHAADAGEEGNRKLDQAWRVGSEAEGSGQRGLVLPLPRAILSLALGRDNVVHVAIVDGAAAKRVSHAIARWRAFIGRDAGLEAVSADAAAASDIE is encoded by the coding sequence ATGTGCGTCCTGACCCGGGAAACCGGGGCGCGGGACGCGTTGATTCGTCTTGCCTTGTCTGCGGACGGCGAGGTCGCTCCCGATGTGCGCGCCAAGGCGCCCGGGCGCGGTGCATGGATCGGCGTCGATCGCGCGGCACTCGATACCGCTTTGGCCAAGGGCAAGCTCAGGGCGGCGCTGGCGCGGGCGTTCAAGACGAACGATCTCGCCGTCCCCGCCGATCTGGGCGAGCGGATCGAGGACGCATTGCGGCAGGCCGTGCTCGACCGGCTCGGGCTGGAAGCGCGGGCCGGCAATGTCGCGACCGGCAGCGAGAAGATCGAAACCGCGGCGCGGCGCGGGCAGGTTCGCCTGCTGCTCCACGCCGCCGACGCGGGCGAGGAAGGCAATCGCAAGCTGGACCAGGCCTGGCGCGTCGGCTCCGAAGCCGAGGGTTCCGGGCAACGGGGGTTGGTTTTGCCCCTGCCGAGGGCCATATTGTCGTTGGCGCTGGGCCGCGACAACGTGGTACATGTCGCCATAGTGGATGGAGCCGCCGCGAAGCGTGTTTCGCACGCGATTGCGCGGTGGCGCGCTTTCATCGGACGTGATGCTGGGCTAGAGGCCGTTTCCGCGGATGCGGCGGCTGCGTCCGATATTGAATGA
- a CDS encoding PQQ-dependent sugar dehydrogenase — MRAIRTVLLPALVLIGCTAASDAGNAGQATASEGRPFAVEEIAQFREPWAMAFLPGGRQALITEKAGTLKLWTVGGAAIDVAGVPAVEYGGQGGLGDVIVHPDFANNSIVYLSYAEAGEGGTRHAAVGRGRLVVEGGNARIDGFQVIWRQEPGFTGRGHYGHRLAFSPDGQFLYISSGERQQFDPAQDRNSNAGKIVRLTDTGMVPSDNPFYDQGRIISQVWSLGHRNPLGLAFDGQGRLWNVEMGPQGGDELNLVERAADYGYPTVSNGDHYDGRPIPNHDTRPEFAAPKITWTPVISPSSLIFYSGDMFPQWRGSALIGGLSSRSLVRVTFDGDNAREAERFDMGQRIREVEQGPDGSIYLLEDQREGSGGRLLRLTPTAG; from the coding sequence ATGCGCGCTATTCGCACCGTCCTGCTTCCCGCTCTGGTCCTGATCGGCTGCACCGCCGCCAGCGACGCAGGCAATGCCGGCCAGGCGACGGCGTCGGAAGGGCGGCCGTTCGCGGTGGAGGAGATCGCGCAGTTCCGCGAACCCTGGGCGATGGCCTTTCTGCCCGGCGGCCGCCAGGCGCTGATCACCGAGAAGGCGGGCACGCTGAAGCTGTGGACGGTCGGCGGCGCGGCGATCGACGTCGCTGGCGTGCCGGCGGTCGAATATGGCGGGCAGGGCGGGCTCGGCGACGTGATCGTCCATCCCGATTTCGCCAACAACAGCATCGTCTATCTGAGCTATGCCGAAGCGGGCGAGGGCGGCACCCGCCATGCGGCGGTCGGCCGGGGCCGGCTGGTCGTCGAGGGCGGCAATGCGCGGATCGACGGCTTCCAGGTGATCTGGCGGCAGGAACCGGGCTTCACCGGGCGCGGCCATTACGGCCACCGCCTCGCTTTCTCGCCCGACGGCCAGTTCCTCTACATCAGCTCCGGCGAGCGCCAGCAATTCGATCCGGCGCAGGACCGCAATTCCAATGCCGGCAAGATCGTGCGGCTGACCGACACCGGCATGGTCCCGTCCGACAATCCCTTCTACGATCAGGGCCGGATCATCTCGCAGGTCTGGAGCCTCGGCCATCGCAACCCGCTCGGCCTCGCCTTCGACGGGCAGGGGCGGTTGTGGAATGTCGAGATGGGACCGCAGGGCGGCGACGAACTGAACCTGGTCGAGCGCGCCGCCGATTACGGCTATCCGACCGTCTCCAACGGCGATCATTATGACGGCCGCCCGATCCCGAACCACGACACGCGGCCGGAATTCGCCGCGCCGAAGATCACCTGGACGCCGGTCATCTCGCCCTCCAGCCTGATCTTCTATTCGGGCGACATGTTCCCGCAATGGCGGGGCAGCGCGCTGATCGGCGGTCTGTCCAGCCGCTCGCTGGTCCGCGTCACCTTCGACGGCGACAATGCCCGCGAGGCGGAGCGGTTCGACATGGGCCAGCGCATCCGCGAGGTGGAGCAGGGGCCGGACGGGTCGATCTACCTGCTCGAGGACCAGCGCGAGGGATCGGGCGGGCGGCTGCTCAGGCTGACGCCGACAGCAGGCTGA
- a CDS encoding tRNA (guanine(46)-N(7))-methyltransferase TrmB yields MNDPTTIRRLYGRSKGRPLRQGQAALIEELLPALSVPEDGPIDAASLFGHDCPLHFEIGFGGGEHLAWRADLLPDHGFIGCEPFLNGVATALGHIRDQRLANVRLHMGDALEVLARLPDASLRFVYLLHPDPWPKARHAKRRMVNPGPLDLIAAKLQPGGEFRLGTDDPTYCRWAMMVMNGRRDFEWLAERAKDFLVRPGGWPETRYEAKARREGREVWYFRYRRI; encoded by the coding sequence ATGAACGATCCCACCACCATCCGCCGTCTCTACGGCCGTTCCAAGGGCCGCCCGCTCCGCCAGGGCCAGGCGGCGCTGATCGAGGAGCTGCTGCCCGCGCTCAGCGTGCCGGAGGACGGGCCGATCGACGCGGCGAGCCTGTTCGGTCATGATTGCCCGCTCCATTTCGAGATCGGCTTCGGCGGCGGCGAGCATCTCGCCTGGCGCGCCGATCTGCTGCCGGATCACGGCTTCATCGGCTGCGAGCCGTTCCTGAACGGCGTCGCGACCGCGCTCGGTCATATCCGCGACCAGCGGCTCGCCAATGTCCGTCTCCATATGGGCGACGCGCTGGAGGTGCTGGCGCGGTTGCCGGACGCGAGCCTGCGCTTCGTCTACCTGCTCCATCCCGACCCCTGGCCCAAGGCGCGGCACGCCAAGCGGCGCATGGTCAATCCCGGCCCGCTCGACCTGATCGCGGCCAAGCTGCAGCCGGGCGGCGAGTTCCGGCTCGGCACCGACGATCCGACCTATTGCCGCTGGGCGATGATGGTCATGAACGGCCGCCGCGACTTCGAATGGCTGGCCGAGCGCGCGAAGGACTTCCTCGTCCGTCCCGGCGGCTGGCCGGAGACGCGCTACGAGGCGAAGGCCCGGCGCGAGGGCCGCGAAGTCTGGTATTTCCGCTATCGCCGCATCTGA
- the nusA gene encoding transcription termination/antitermination protein NusA — translation MATEAPGAVSANKAELIAIADAVAREKLIDKGIVIEAMEDAIQRAARARYGAENDIRAKLDPQSGDLRLWRVVEVVEEVDDYFKQVNLEDAQKLQKDAALGDYIVDPLPPIEFGRIAAQAAKQVIFQKVRDAERERQFEEFKDRGNEIITGVVKRVEFGHVVVDLGRAEGVIRRDQQIPRELLRVGDRVRSIILRVVRENRGPQIFLSRAHPEFMKKLFAQEVPEIYDGIIEIKAAARDPGSRAKIGVISHDSSIDPVGACVGMKGSRVQAVVQELQGEKIDIIPWSEDTATFIVNALQPATVARVVIDEEESRIEVVVPDDQLSLAIGRRGQNVRLASQLTGSAIDIMTEADSSEKRQREFVERSEMFQNELDVDETLAQLLVAEGFGALEEVAYVEAEELSTIEGFDEELAAELQNRAAEALERREAANREERRALGVEDALAEMPYLTEAMLVTLGKANIRTLDDLADLATDELIQKKRPEQRRQREPNNRPEDKGGVLGEYGLTEEQGNEIIMAARAHWFEDEDVKGEDAVAETPQ, via the coding sequence ATGGCCACCGAAGCGCCCGGCGCCGTTTCCGCCAACAAGGCCGAACTGATCGCCATCGCCGACGCCGTCGCGCGCGAGAAGCTGATCGACAAGGGCATCGTCATCGAGGCGATGGAGGACGCGATCCAGCGCGCCGCCCGCGCCCGCTACGGCGCCGAGAACGACATCCGTGCCAAGCTCGATCCGCAATCGGGCGATCTGCGCCTGTGGCGCGTCGTCGAGGTGGTCGAGGAGGTCGACGACTATTTCAAGCAGGTGAACCTGGAGGATGCGCAAAAGCTGCAGAAGGATGCGGCGCTGGGCGACTATATCGTCGATCCGCTGCCGCCGATCGAGTTCGGCCGCATCGCCGCCCAGGCCGCCAAGCAGGTCATCTTCCAGAAGGTCCGCGACGCCGAGCGCGAGCGCCAGTTCGAGGAATTCAAGGATCGCGGCAACGAGATCATCACCGGCGTCGTCAAGCGCGTCGAGTTCGGCCATGTCGTCGTCGATCTCGGCCGCGCCGAAGGCGTGATCCGCCGCGACCAGCAGATCCCGCGCGAATTGCTCCGCGTCGGCGACCGGGTCCGCTCGATCATCCTGCGCGTCGTGCGCGAGAATCGCGGCCCGCAGATCTTCCTGTCGCGCGCCCATCCCGAATTCATGAAGAAGCTGTTCGCGCAGGAAGTGCCGGAAATCTACGACGGCATCATCGAGATCAAGGCCGCCGCCCGCGATCCGGGCAGCCGCGCCAAGATCGGCGTGATCAGCCATGACAGCTCGATCGACCCGGTCGGCGCCTGCGTCGGCATGAAGGGCTCGCGGGTTCAGGCCGTGGTGCAGGAACTCCAGGGCGAGAAGATCGACATCATCCCGTGGAGCGAGGACACCGCGACCTTCATCGTCAACGCGCTGCAGCCGGCCACCGTCGCCCGCGTCGTGATCGACGAGGAGGAGAGCCGGATCGAGGTGGTCGTTCCCGACGACCAGCTCAGCCTCGCCATCGGCCGCCGCGGCCAGAATGTCCGCCTCGCCAGCCAGCTTACCGGCTCCGCGATCGACATCATGACCGAGGCGGATTCGAGCGAGAAGCGCCAGCGCGAGTTCGTCGAGCGCTCCGAGATGTTCCAGAACGAGCTGGACGTGGACGAGACGCTGGCCCAGCTGCTCGTCGCCGAAGGCTTCGGCGCGCTGGAGGAGGTCGCCTATGTCGAGGCCGAGGAGCTGTCGACGATCGAGGGCTTCGACGAGGAGCTGGCGGCCGAGCTGCAGAATCGCGCCGCCGAGGCGCTGGAGCGGCGCGAGGCGGCGAACCGCGAGGAGCGCCGCGCGCTCGGCGTCGAGGACGCGCTGGCCGAAATGCCCTATCTCACCGAAGCGATGCTGGTGACTTTGGGCAAGGCGAACATCCGCACGCTCGACGATCTGGCCGATCTCGCCACCGACGAGCTCATTCAGAAGAAGCGCCCGGAGCAGCGCCGCCAGCGCGAGCCGAACAACCGGCCCGAGGACAAGGGCGGCGTGCTCGGCGAATATGGCCTGACCGAGGAGCAGGGCAACGAGATCATCATGGCCGCCCGCGCCCACTGGTTCGAGGACGAGGACGTCAAGGGGGAGGACGCGGTTGCGGAAACTCCCCAATGA
- a CDS encoding glutathione S-transferase family protein codes for MKIIGSYVSPYVRKVLACMALKGIDDYEIDPITPFFGGEAFQRLSPLRRIPVLLHGDLVLNDSTVICAWLDEAFSGHPLLPADPADRVRARWLEEYADTRLGDLAIWGLFYQKIVGPMVFGEATDAARVERTLTEGLPAALDYLEGEAPDSGFLFGQIGLADIAIACFFRNAAYAGFEIDAARWPKAAGWVARTLAHDCIHRFLKYEQAQLSTDAKGRRAALLAAGAPLAADTLGTREPRKGIMAL; via the coding sequence ATGAAGATCATCGGCAGCTATGTCTCCCCTTATGTCCGCAAGGTGCTCGCCTGCATGGCGCTGAAAGGGATCGACGATTACGAGATCGATCCGATCACGCCCTTTTTCGGCGGCGAGGCGTTTCAACGGCTGTCGCCGCTCCGGCGCATCCCGGTGCTGCTCCACGGCGATCTGGTGCTGAACGATTCCACCGTGATCTGCGCCTGGCTGGACGAGGCCTTTTCCGGCCATCCCCTGCTCCCCGCCGATCCGGCCGACCGCGTCAGGGCGCGCTGGCTGGAGGAATATGCCGATACCCGGCTCGGCGACCTCGCCATCTGGGGCCTGTTCTACCAGAAGATCGTCGGCCCGATGGTGTTCGGCGAGGCGACGGACGCGGCGCGGGTGGAGCGCACGCTGACCGAGGGGCTGCCCGCCGCGCTCGACTATCTGGAAGGCGAGGCGCCGGATTCGGGTTTCCTGTTCGGCCAGATCGGCCTCGCCGACATCGCGATCGCCTGCTTCTTCCGCAACGCCGCCTATGCCGGCTTCGAGATCGACGCCGCGCGCTGGCCGAAAGCGGCCGGATGGGTCGCGCGCACGCTGGCGCACGACTGCATCCACCGCTTTCTGAAATACGAGCAGGCGCAGCTCAGCACCGATGCGAAGGGGCGCCGGGCCGCCTTGCTCGCCGCCGGCGCCCCGCTGGCCGCCGACACTCTTGGCACGCGCGAGCCCCGCAAGGGCATCATGGCCCTTTAG
- a CDS encoding mechanosensitive ion channel, translating to MTVTDQAWLQTLISLSVLILIAWIGNWIAKKIVLKVIGRLIAHSPIGEEAGAVTRIVKRLANLVPTLIVSTGILAVPHLPGWAPVLVRNVATGFAILTVALAIGAAMDLGNHVYARRPDAGSRPIKGYVQVGKIVIFCAAAILIVAALIDRSPILLLSGLGAMAAVLMLVFKDTILGLVASVQLTSNDMIRVGDWIEMPKYDADGDIIDIALHTVKVQNWDKTITTIPTHKLIEDSFKNWRGMSESGGRRIKRPLMIDQNSVRFLSGEEADGLDRFALIRPYLESKEAEIAEWNRASPDRASDAVNARRLTNVGTFRAYISAYLKAHPGITNEMTMLVRQLSPSPEGLPIEIYCFTATTAWGEYEDIQSDIFDHLIATLPEFGLRLFQQPTGLDFQRGFGEAREAA from the coding sequence ATGACCGTCACCGACCAAGCCTGGCTGCAAACCCTGATCTCGCTGTCCGTGCTGATCCTGATCGCCTGGATCGGCAACTGGATCGCCAAGAAGATCGTCCTCAAGGTCATCGGGCGGCTGATCGCCCATTCGCCGATCGGCGAGGAAGCGGGCGCCGTCACCCGGATCGTGAAGCGGCTGGCGAATCTGGTTCCCACCCTCATCGTCAGCACCGGCATCCTCGCGGTCCCGCATTTGCCCGGCTGGGCGCCGGTGCTGGTCCGCAACGTCGCGACCGGCTTCGCGATCCTCACCGTCGCGCTGGCGATCGGCGCCGCGATGGATCTGGGCAACCATGTCTATGCCCGCCGCCCGGACGCGGGGTCGCGGCCGATCAAGGGCTATGTGCAGGTCGGCAAGATCGTCATCTTCTGCGCCGCCGCGATCCTGATCGTCGCCGCCTTGATCGACCGGTCGCCGATCCTGCTCCTGTCCGGCCTCGGCGCGATGGCGGCGGTGTTGATGCTGGTGTTCAAGGACACGATCCTGGGGCTCGTCGCCTCGGTCCAGCTCACCTCCAACGACATGATCCGGGTCGGCGACTGGATCGAGATGCCCAAATATGACGCGGACGGCGACATCATCGACATCGCGCTGCACACGGTGAAGGTGCAGAACTGGGACAAGACGATCACCACGATCCCGACCCACAAGCTCATCGAGGATTCGTTCAAGAACTGGCGCGGCATGTCGGAATCGGGCGGCCGGCGGATCAAGCGCCCGCTGATGATCGACCAGAACAGCGTGCGCTTCCTGAGCGGGGAGGAGGCGGACGGCCTCGATCGCTTCGCCCTGATCCGGCCCTATCTGGAGAGCAAGGAAGCGGAGATCGCGGAATGGAACCGCGCCAGCCCGGATCGCGCGTCGGATGCGGTGAACGCGCGGCGGCTCACCAATGTCGGCACCTTCCGGGCCTATATCTCCGCCTATCTGAAGGCGCATCCGGGCATCACCAACGAAATGACGATGCTGGTGCGTCAGCTCAGCCCCTCGCCGGAGGGCTTGCCGATCGAGATCTACTGCTTCACCGCGACCACCGCCTGGGGCGAGTATGAGGACATCCAGTCGGATATCTTCGATCACCTGATCGCGACCCTGCCGGAATTCGGCCTGCGCCTGTTCCAGCAGCCCACCGGCCTCGATTTCCAGCGGGGTTTCGGAGAGGCACGGGAGGCGGCTTAG
- the rimP gene encoding ribosome maturation protein RimP: MADIAAVTRIIEPEVEAEGFALVRVKMIGGKDDPTLQVMAERPDTRQLDLADCERLSRRLSERFDALEAEGADPIEGGYRLEVSSPGIDRPLTRPRDFADWRGHEARINLVEKTDGRKQFNGALIGWDDGAILVDVPNLGETRVPFANVAGAKLVLTDRLIRATAPLSTDGADTFEELQEEGQD; encoded by the coding sequence ATGGCGGACATCGCCGCAGTGACGAGGATCATCGAGCCCGAGGTGGAAGCCGAGGGTTTCGCGCTCGTGCGCGTCAAGATGATCGGCGGCAAGGACGATCCGACATTGCAGGTGATGGCCGAGCGGCCGGACACCCGCCAGCTCGACCTCGCCGATTGCGAGCGGTTGTCGCGACGACTGTCGGAGCGGTTCGACGCGCTGGAGGCGGAAGGGGCCGACCCGATCGAGGGCGGCTACCGGCTCGAGGTCAGCTCGCCGGGCATCGACCGGCCGCTCACCCGGCCGCGGGATTTCGCCGACTGGCGGGGCCATGAGGCGCGGATCAACCTCGTCGAGAAGACGGACGGCCGCAAACAGTTTAACGGCGCGCTGATCGGCTGGGACGACGGCGCGATTCTGGTCGATGTGCCCAATCTGGGCGAGACCCGCGTGCCCTTCGCCAATGTCGCCGGGGCCAAGCTGGTCCTGACCGACCGTCTTATTCGGGCCACCGCTCCGCTCAGCACGGACGGCGCCGATACATTCGAAGAACTTCAGGAAGAAGGACAGGACTGA